The following proteins are encoded in a genomic region of Triticum dicoccoides isolate Atlit2015 ecotype Zavitan chromosome 1B, WEW_v2.0, whole genome shotgun sequence:
- the LOC119314575 gene encoding ethylene-responsive transcription factor ERF061-like — MPPHHQKTWGYRDVRARPSGGFSAEIRLHGMRLVLGNFDTANEAARAYNMAAWRLWWPHRTLSFPNLPMRERAQELAPLPQLITDEDLHDNRRRDHCLGIAEMDEEAMALRCQRFPQDIINERKFYVPRRAERDKRRSERAAYRKDKRRRKADA; from the coding sequence ATGCCACCGCATCACCagaaaacttggggataccgcgacgtccgcgcgcgcccctccggcggcttctccgccgagatccggctcCATGGGATGCGCCTcgtcctcggcaatttcgacaccgccaatgaggccgcccgcgcgtacaacATGGCAGCGTGGCGCctctggtggcctcatagaacattgagctTCCCCAACTTGCCgatgcgggagcgggcgcaggagctcgcgcctttgCCGcagcttatcaccgacgaggatcttCACGACAACCGGAGGAGGGACCATTGTCTTGGCattgccgagatggacgaggaagccatggcgttgcGGTGCcaacgcttcccgcaggacatcatcaacgagcgcaagTTCTACGTGCCAAGGagagcggagagggataagaggaggtcggagcgagccgcctatcgcaaggacaagcgtaggcgaaaagcggatgcATAA